The following are encoded together in the Streptomyces flavofungini genome:
- a CDS encoding fluoride efflux transporter FluC, giving the protein MSGTVAAPRDGWPVLAAVAAGGAAGASARYGAGLLWPMAPGGFPWTTFAVNAVGCALIGVLMALIAAARTPVHRLVRPFLGTGVLGGFTTFSTYAVDTERLLDDGHLGTGLLHLALTPLTALAAVGAATVATRRALATPRVLAVRRVLAVRRVQAVRRKAGRR; this is encoded by the coding sequence ATGAGTGGGACGGTGGCGGCGCCGCGCGACGGGTGGCCGGTCCTCGCCGCGGTGGCCGCGGGCGGTGCGGCCGGGGCGTCCGCCCGCTACGGCGCGGGCCTGCTGTGGCCGATGGCGCCGGGCGGCTTCCCCTGGACGACGTTCGCCGTCAACGCCGTGGGGTGCGCGCTCATCGGCGTCCTGATGGCGCTGATCGCCGCGGCCCGGACGCCCGTCCACCGCCTGGTCCGGCCGTTCCTCGGCACGGGGGTGCTCGGCGGCTTCACCACCTTCTCCACGTACGCGGTGGACACCGAGCGGCTCCTCGACGACGGTCACCTGGGCACGGGCCTGCTCCACCTGGCCCTGACGCCGCTGACCGCGCTCGCGGCGGTGGGGGCGGCGACGGTGGCGACGCGCCGGGCCCTGGCGACACCGCGGGTCCTGGCGGTGCGGCGGGTCCTGGCGGTGCGGCGGGTCCAGGCGGTGCGGCGGAAGGCGGGCAGACGGTGA